The genome window AAGATGAACGGCGTCGAGGTGCTGGAGGAGATCAAAAAGATCTCGCCCAAGACCAGGGTCATCATGCTCACGGGCTACCCCACCCTGGAAACGGCCCGCGAATCCATCCGACTGGGCGCGAGCGAATACTGCGTCAAGCCCATCGACAAGGCCGAGCTGGAAGAAAAGGTCGCCGCCGTGCTCGGCGAATAACGGAGAAAACGCCCCATGTCCCTCAAGGAACTCCTGAGCCGCTGGACCTTCCAGGTCTTTGCCCCGGGCACCCTGCTGCGCAAGAAATACAACGCGTTCCGGGAAATCCTGGAGGTGGACCTGCGCAGCATGGAGCTGCTGGCCGGCCTGGAGGAGATCTACACCGGCTCCGAGACTGCGGACTGGAACCGCGTGGCCTTCCTGTGCGCCGAGCTGGAGCG of Salidesulfovibrio onnuriiensis contains these proteins:
- a CDS encoding response regulator encodes the protein MANIIVLDDVYDSGVLIGRILTRQGHQVTPFTEEEEALAFVAKNAPELAILDIKLKKMNGVEVLEEIKKISPKTRVIMLTGYPTLETARESIRLGASEYCVKPIDKAELEEKVAAVLGE